The following are encoded in a window of Streptomyces sp. SAT1 genomic DNA:
- a CDS encoding aspartate aminotransferase family protein yields the protein MTPQPSSAHRAPQPDPEAGAAVKAADRAHVFHSWSAQDLIDPPAVAGAEGSYFWDYDGKRYLDFSSGLVFTNIGYQHPKVVAAIQEQAATLATFAPAFAVEARSEAARLIAERTPGDLDKIFFTNGGADAVEHAIRMARLHTGRPKVLSAYRSYHGGTQQAVNITGDPRRWASDDGAAGVVHFWAPYLYRSRFYAQTEEEECARALEHLETTIAFEGPATIAALILETVPGTAGIMVPPPGYLAGVRELCDKYGIVFVLDEVMAGFGRTGEWFAADLSGVVPDLMTFAKGVNSGYVPLGGVAISGKIAETFGKRPYPGGLTYSGHPLACAAAVATINVMAEEGVVENARRLGAEVVGPALRELAGRHPSVGEVRGTGMFWALELVRNRETREPLVPYNAAGAANGPMAAFGAAAKAHGLWPFINMNRTHVVPPCTVTEAELKEGFAALDAALSVADEHTE from the coding sequence ATGACCCCTCAGCCCTCTTCCGCCCACCGGGCCCCGCAGCCGGACCCCGAGGCCGGCGCGGCCGTGAAGGCCGCCGACCGCGCGCACGTCTTCCACTCCTGGTCCGCGCAGGACCTGATCGACCCGCCGGCGGTGGCCGGTGCCGAAGGGTCGTACTTCTGGGACTACGACGGCAAGCGCTACCTGGACTTCTCCAGCGGCCTCGTCTTCACCAACATCGGCTACCAGCACCCCAAGGTCGTCGCCGCGATCCAGGAGCAGGCCGCGACGCTGGCCACCTTCGCTCCCGCGTTCGCCGTCGAGGCCCGCTCGGAGGCGGCCCGGCTGATCGCCGAGCGGACCCCCGGCGATCTGGACAAGATCTTCTTCACCAACGGCGGCGCCGACGCGGTCGAGCACGCGATCCGCATGGCCCGGCTGCACACCGGGCGCCCGAAGGTGCTGTCGGCGTACCGGTCGTACCACGGCGGCACCCAGCAGGCCGTGAACATCACCGGCGACCCGCGCCGCTGGGCCTCCGACGACGGCGCGGCGGGTGTCGTGCACTTCTGGGCGCCCTACCTCTACCGCTCCCGCTTCTACGCGCAGACCGAGGAGGAGGAGTGCGCGCGGGCGCTGGAGCACCTGGAGACGACGATCGCCTTCGAGGGGCCCGCGACGATCGCGGCGCTCATCCTGGAGACGGTCCCGGGCACGGCGGGCATCATGGTGCCGCCGCCGGGCTATCTCGCCGGGGTGCGCGAGCTGTGCGACAAGTACGGGATCGTGTTCGTGCTGGACGAGGTCATGGCCGGGTTCGGGCGGACCGGTGAGTGGTTCGCCGCGGACCTGTCCGGGGTCGTCCCCGACCTGATGACCTTCGCCAAGGGCGTGAACTCGGGGTACGTGCCGCTGGGCGGTGTGGCGATCTCCGGGAAGATCGCCGAGACGTTCGGCAAGCGGCCCTACCCGGGCGGTCTGACGTACTCGGGGCACCCGCTGGCCTGCGCCGCGGCCGTCGCGACGATCAACGTGATGGCCGAGGAGGGCGTCGTCGAGAACGCGCGGCGGCTGGGTGCCGAGGTGGTGGGCCCGGCGCTGCGCGAGCTGGCCGGGCGGCACCCGAGCGTCGGCGAGGTGCGCGGCACCGGCATGTTCTGGGCGCTGGAACTGGTGCGGAACCGCGAGACCCGCGAGCCGCTGGTGCCGTACAACGCGGCCGGTGCGGCGAACGGCCCGATGGCCGCCTTCGGCGCCGCCGCCAAGGCGCACGGCCTGTGGCCCTTCATCAACATGAACCGCACGCACGTCGTCCCGCCGTGCACGGTGACCGAGGCCGAGCTGAAGGAGGGGTTCGCGGCGCTGGACGCGGCCCTGTCCGTGGCCGACGAGCACACGGAGTAG
- a CDS encoding serine/threonine-protein kinase: MEKLASGDPREIGAYRLLARLGAGGMGQVYLARSGRGRTAAVKVVRQELAQQEEFRARFRQEVRAARRVGGNWTAPVLDADTEAAVPWVATGYVAGPSLQRIVGHDHGPLPERSVRVLAAGLAEALRDIHAAGLVHRDLKPSNVLVTIDGPRVIDFGIARALETVADSGLTRTGALLGSPGFMAPEQVRGDRITPACDIFCLGSVLAYAATGTLPFGTADSGVHALMYRIAQEEPDLDALPEGIADLVRACLRKDPAARPALEEILERTGAEDTVCDGRLRDPWLPSALVAQLGRHAVRLLDAENPEAPPPATPGEATVPIAPSPLTGPTVPAHPEGLPQHDSAAASSSFSHSSSREQPPGHTLAASPGRAPGPAAEATPWPSPEHAAAVRPPAPGEPAGQGHAPPDHPPTRADGPAPAPAPGSAPVPAQRAYGHPQHPDPHQHPHPHPYRPADPPYFAPAPDPAQDGPRRGGTSTVALLAVALVVALGAGGSVYALMQGGGHEDHRGGPGPSPTATASGTGGPDPSPTATSAPPGPSGGVVPTGYLGTWRSAIDSELGSNPRRLTIAQGGVGDRVLTLVADGPTATGGTYHCVFEARLVRRPDAGGPLELGPSTVRNGTGGACNPGAATQVLLLPQGGLQRVNKDSGERLTYTRE, translated from the coding sequence ATGGAGAAGCTGGCGTCCGGCGATCCGCGGGAGATCGGGGCGTACCGGCTGCTGGCGCGGCTCGGGGCGGGCGGCATGGGACAGGTGTACCTGGCCCGCTCCGGCCGGGGCCGTACGGCCGCCGTGAAGGTGGTGCGGCAGGAACTGGCGCAGCAGGAGGAGTTCCGGGCCCGGTTCCGCCAGGAGGTGCGGGCCGCGCGCCGGGTCGGCGGGAACTGGACCGCGCCCGTGCTGGACGCGGACACCGAGGCAGCCGTGCCGTGGGTCGCCACCGGCTATGTCGCCGGGCCCAGCCTCCAGCGGATCGTCGGCCACGACCACGGGCCGCTGCCCGAGCGGTCGGTGCGCGTCCTCGCCGCCGGTCTCGCCGAGGCGCTGCGGGACATCCACGCGGCCGGGCTCGTCCACCGCGACCTCAAACCGTCGAACGTGCTCGTCACCATCGACGGCCCCCGGGTCATCGACTTCGGCATCGCCCGCGCCCTGGAGACCGTCGCGGACAGCGGCCTCACCCGCACCGGGGCGCTGCTCGGCTCGCCCGGCTTCATGGCCCCCGAGCAGGTGCGCGGCGACCGGATCACCCCCGCCTGCGACATCTTCTGCCTGGGGTCCGTGCTCGCCTACGCCGCGACGGGCACCCTGCCCTTCGGTACCGCCGACAGCGGTGTGCACGCGCTGATGTACCGGATCGCCCAGGAGGAACCGGACCTGGACGCGCTGCCCGAGGGCATCGCCGACCTGGTCCGCGCCTGTCTGCGCAAGGACCCGGCGGCCCGGCCCGCGCTGGAGGAGATCCTGGAGCGCACCGGCGCCGAGGACACGGTGTGCGACGGCCGGCTCCGCGACCCGTGGCTGCCGAGCGCCCTGGTGGCCCAGCTCGGACGGCACGCGGTACGGCTGCTGGACGCGGAGAATCCCGAGGCGCCGCCACCCGCCACCCCCGGCGAAGCCACCGTCCCCATCGCTCCCTCCCCTCTCACGGGTCCCACCGTGCCCGCTCATCCCGAGGGGCTCCCGCAGCACGACTCCGCCGCCGCCTCCTCCTCCTTCTCCCATTCCTCCTCCCGGGAGCAGCCGCCTGGGCACACCCTCGCGGCCTCCCCGGGCCGCGCCCCGGGCCCCGCCGCGGAAGCCACCCCGTGGCCCTCCCCGGAGCACGCCGCCGCCGTCCGGCCCCCGGCCCCCGGCGAGCCCGCCGGCCAGGGCCACGCGCCGCCGGACCACCCGCCCACCCGGGCCGACGGCCCGGCGCCCGCACCGGCGCCCGGGTCCGCGCCCGTGCCCGCACAGCGGGCGTACGGCCATCCCCAGCACCCTGACCCCCACCAGCACCCGCATCCTCACCCGTACCGGCCCGCCGACCCTCCGTACTTCGCCCCGGCCCCGGACCCGGCTCAGGACGGGCCGCGGCGCGGTGGTACCTCCACGGTGGCGCTCCTCGCGGTGGCGCTGGTCGTCGCGCTCGGCGCGGGCGGTTCGGTCTACGCCCTGATGCAGGGCGGCGGGCACGAGGACCACCGCGGCGGCCCCGGCCCCTCGCCGACCGCCACCGCGTCCGGCACGGGCGGCCCGGACCCGTCCCCCACCGCCACGAGCGCGCCGCCCGGCCCCTCGGGCGGCGTGGTCCCCACCGGCTACCTCGGCACCTGGCGGTCGGCGATCGACAGCGAGCTGGGCTCGAACCCCCGGCGGCTCACCATCGCCCAGGGCGGTGTCGGGGACCGGGTGCTCACCCTGGTCGCGGACGGCCCCACCGCGACCGGCGGCACCTACCACTGCGTGTTCGAGGCCCGGCTGGTCCGGCGGCCGGACGCCGGCGGACCGCTGGAGCTCGGGCCCTCGACGGTCAGGAACGGCACGGGCGGCGCCTGCAATCCGGGCGCGGCCACCCAGGTGCTGCTGCTCCCGCAGGGCGGCCTCCAGCGCGTCAACAAGGACAGCGGAGAGCGGCTGACCTACACCAGGGAGTGA
- a CDS encoding SLATT domain-containing protein, which produces MGQPEMQPERHPRDGREGGARDGREDGAAAATGPLPGDLTGRVFPPGDWGDPARRLDELYRWVERGALQTAAWYLAERVWKRRGARALRCGAAAGALAGAGLPLLDLTGPARGAAPWGYLALLLSVACVAADRYFGLTSGWMRDVATAQAVQRRLQLLQFDWATESVREVLGPAEGTAGEAAERCLAVLRRFTEDVTELVRAETAGWMVEFRVGAAPAGIHPAVPGGARPEPGGAGPGRFPLPPGGTRPNMPRQRPPEPR; this is translated from the coding sequence GTGGGTCAGCCGGAGATGCAGCCCGAGCGTCACCCTCGGGACGGGCGGGAGGGCGGGGCTCGGGACGGGCGGGAGGACGGGGCGGCGGCGGCGACCGGGCCGCTGCCCGGGGACCTGACCGGGCGGGTGTTCCCGCCCGGCGACTGGGGCGATCCCGCCCGGCGGCTGGACGAGCTGTACCGGTGGGTGGAGCGCGGCGCGCTCCAGACCGCCGCCTGGTACCTCGCGGAGCGGGTGTGGAAGCGGCGCGGGGCGCGGGCGCTGCGGTGCGGGGCGGCGGCCGGGGCGCTGGCCGGGGCGGGGCTGCCGCTGCTGGACCTGACCGGGCCGGCCCGCGGCGCGGCGCCCTGGGGGTATCTGGCGCTGCTGCTGTCGGTGGCGTGCGTCGCGGCCGACCGGTACTTCGGCCTGACCTCGGGCTGGATGCGGGACGTGGCGACCGCGCAGGCCGTGCAGCGGCGGCTTCAGCTGCTCCAGTTCGACTGGGCCACCGAGAGCGTGCGGGAGGTGCTCGGCCCGGCCGAGGGCACGGCGGGCGAGGCCGCCGAGCGGTGCCTGGCGGTGCTGCGGCGCTTCACGGAGGACGTGACCGAGCTGGTGCGGGCCGAGACGGCCGGCTGGATGGTGGAGTTCCGCGTCGGGGCGGCACCGGCGGGGATCCATCCGGCGGTGCCGGGCGGTGCGCGCCCGGAGCCCGGCGGGGCCGGTCCGGGCCGCTTCCCGCTGCCGCCGGGCGGCACCCGGCCGAACATGCCGCGCCAGCGGCCCCCCGAGCCCCGGTAG
- a CDS encoding YbaB/EbfC family nucleoid-associated protein codes for MIPGGGQPNMQQLLQQAQKMQQDLAQAQEELARTEVDGQAGGGLVKATVTGAGELRALKIDPKAVDPEDTETLADLVVAAVQAANENAQALQQQKLGPLAQGLGGGSGIPGLPF; via the coding sequence GTGATTCCCGGTGGTGGCCAGCCCAACATGCAGCAGCTGCTCCAGCAGGCCCAGAAGATGCAGCAGGACCTGGCGCAGGCCCAGGAGGAGCTGGCGCGCACCGAGGTCGACGGGCAGGCGGGCGGCGGCCTGGTGAAGGCCACCGTCACCGGCGCCGGCGAGCTGCGCGCCCTGAAGATCGACCCGAAGGCCGTGGACCCCGAGGACACCGAGACCCTCGCGGACCTGGTCGTGGCGGCCGTCCAGGCGGCCAACGAGAACGCCCAGGCGCTCCAGCAGCAGAAGCTCGGCCCGCTGGCCCAGGGCCTCGGCGGCGGCAGCGGCATCCCCGGGCTGCCTTTCTAG
- the recR gene encoding recombination mediator RecR → MYEGVVQDLIDELGRLPGVGPKSAQRIAFHILQAEPTDVRRLAHALLEVKAKVRFCAVCGNVAQEELCGICRDSRRDQSVICVVEEPKDVVAIERTREFRGRYHVLGGAISPIEGVGPDDLRIRELLSRLADGTVTELILATDPNLEGEATATYLARMIKPMGLKVTRLASGLPVGGDLEYADEVTLGRAFEGRRLLDV, encoded by the coding sequence GTGTACGAAGGCGTGGTCCAGGACCTCATCGACGAACTGGGGCGGCTGCCCGGCGTCGGTCCCAAGAGCGCGCAGCGGATCGCCTTCCACATCCTCCAGGCGGAGCCGACGGACGTGCGCCGGCTCGCCCACGCCCTGCTGGAGGTGAAGGCGAAGGTCCGCTTCTGCGCCGTCTGCGGCAACGTGGCGCAGGAGGAGCTGTGCGGCATCTGCCGTGACAGCCGCCGCGACCAGAGCGTCATCTGCGTGGTCGAGGAGCCCAAGGACGTCGTCGCGATCGAGCGGACCCGCGAGTTCCGCGGCCGGTACCACGTCCTCGGCGGGGCGATCAGCCCGATCGAGGGCGTCGGCCCCGACGATCTGCGCATCCGGGAGCTGCTGTCCCGCCTCGCCGACGGCACGGTCACGGAACTCATCCTGGCCACGGACCCGAACCTGGAGGGCGAGGCGACGGCGACGTACCTCGCCCGCATGATCAAGCCCATGGGCCTCAAGGTCACCCGCCTGGCCAGCGGCCTCCCGGTGGGCGGCGACCTGGAGTATGCGGACGAGGTGACCCTCGGCCGCGCCTTCGAGGGGAGACGACTCCTAGATGTCTGA
- a CDS encoding DUF5063 domain-containing protein — MSDATLHATSQNPDDFAVQIADQIESFLVAVTEVAKGDEPDSAVPFLLLEVSQLLLAGGRLGAHEDIVPDERYEPDPGPEQDADVLRENLGRLLEPIDVYSEVFDPYEPRRAPVPARISDDLADVVADLRHGMVHYRAGRTTEALWWWQFSYFSNWGGTASAALRALQSLVAHVRLNQPLEELDGLDTDQAMGDETLEFEAGRVMAEEIGGPLGLPGAK; from the coding sequence ATGTCTGACGCCACGCTGCACGCGACCAGCCAGAACCCCGACGACTTCGCGGTCCAGATCGCCGACCAGATCGAGAGCTTCCTGGTCGCCGTCACCGAGGTCGCCAAGGGCGACGAACCGGACTCCGCGGTGCCCTTCCTCCTGCTGGAGGTCTCCCAGCTGCTGCTGGCCGGCGGCCGGCTCGGCGCGCACGAGGACATCGTCCCCGACGAGCGCTACGAGCCCGACCCGGGCCCGGAGCAGGACGCGGACGTCCTCCGCGAGAACCTGGGCCGCCTGCTGGAGCCCATCGACGTCTACTCCGAGGTCTTCGACCCCTACGAGCCGCGCCGCGCCCCGGTGCCCGCGCGGATCTCCGACGACCTCGCCGACGTCGTCGCCGATCTGCGCCACGGCATGGTCCACTACCGCGCGGGCCGCACCACCGAGGCGCTGTGGTGGTGGCAGTTCTCCTACTTCTCCAACTGGGGCGGCACCGCCTCGGCGGCCCTGCGCGCCCTCCAGTCCCTGGTCGCCCATGTGCGCCTCAACCAGCCCCTGGAGGAGCTGGACGGGCTCGACACCGACCAGGCCATGGGCGACGAGACGCTGGAGTTCGAGGCGGGCCGGGTCATGGCGGAGGAGATCGGCGGTCCGCTCGGGCTGCCCGGGGCCAAGTGA
- a CDS encoding non-ribosomal peptide synthetase has protein sequence MPKPAARPQDGSLSDLFAQHVVRRPEAPALTYGSVTLTYRQLDRVTNSLAIRLRDRGVRPGRLVAILADRGIGVILGMLATVKAGGAYLALDPAQPAARLRMILQESEPVALLTEAGTDDPSGLGIPVLTAAGHLGRSVRDDAALDVRTDGGAGPEDLAYVMYTSGSTGTPKGICTTHRNVVRRTRDADYLTFEAGDRVAQISNAAFDAATVEVWGALLNGGELIGFDRDTVLSPGRLATALRERRIDTVVMATPLFNQLAGDDPATFATVSQVLVGGDALAVDQANAVAAVPGCHLVNGYGPAECTTIATAHRVRPMPADQVRVPIGVPVSHTTCYVLDDELRPVPAGETGQLHVGGDGVASGYLGRPDLTKERFLPDPFAAEPGARMYATGDLVRELPDGSLDFLGRADFQVKIRGFRVETNEVDAALLRHPGIREAVTVAGTDARSGDRTLLSYYVGAGEKAPDTAALRAFLRDRLPDYMLPSRLTRLPELPKNANMKIDRERLPAPQAPAAPAGGAVGPAGADAMDAMDEEIAALMSGLLDVPGVGHEEDFFEAGGQSMLAIRLLAQVSRRFGADMTLAEFFEDPTVRGIAAHVRDAAASAPVPAVSAPAVSAPAVSVPAVSVPAAGSGDVRP, from the coding sequence ATGCCCAAGCCCGCCGCTCGGCCCCAGGACGGTTCGCTGAGCGACCTGTTCGCGCAGCACGTCGTACGCCGGCCCGAGGCGCCCGCCCTCACCTATGGTTCCGTCACACTGACGTACCGGCAGCTCGACCGGGTCACCAACTCCCTGGCGATCCGGCTGCGCGACCGGGGCGTACGGCCCGGCCGGCTGGTGGCGATCCTCGCCGACCGCGGCATCGGGGTGATCCTGGGCATGCTCGCCACCGTCAAGGCCGGCGGCGCCTATCTCGCGTTGGACCCGGCGCAGCCGGCCGCCCGGCTGCGCATGATCCTCCAGGAGTCCGAGCCGGTGGCCCTGCTCACCGAGGCCGGCACGGACGACCCCAGCGGCCTCGGCATCCCGGTGCTCACGGCCGCCGGACACCTGGGGCGGAGCGTACGGGACGACGCCGCCCTGGACGTCCGCACGGACGGCGGCGCGGGACCCGAGGACCTGGCCTACGTGATGTACACCTCGGGTTCGACCGGCACGCCCAAGGGGATCTGCACGACGCACCGCAACGTCGTCCGGCGCACCCGGGACGCCGACTACCTCACGTTCGAGGCGGGCGACCGGGTCGCGCAGATCTCCAACGCGGCCTTCGACGCCGCCACCGTCGAGGTGTGGGGCGCGCTGCTCAACGGCGGCGAGCTCATCGGGTTCGACCGCGACACCGTCCTCTCGCCGGGCCGGCTGGCGACCGCGCTGCGCGAACGCCGTATCGACACCGTGGTGATGGCGACACCGCTGTTCAACCAGCTCGCGGGGGACGACCCGGCGACGTTCGCCACGGTCTCCCAGGTCCTGGTCGGCGGCGACGCCCTGGCGGTCGACCAGGCCAACGCCGTGGCCGCGGTTCCGGGCTGCCACCTGGTCAACGGGTACGGGCCCGCCGAGTGCACGACGATCGCCACCGCGCACCGGGTCAGGCCGATGCCCGCCGACCAGGTGCGGGTGCCGATCGGCGTGCCCGTCTCGCACACCACGTGCTACGTGCTCGACGACGAGCTGCGGCCGGTGCCCGCCGGGGAGACCGGTCAGCTCCACGTCGGCGGTGACGGCGTGGCGAGCGGCTATCTCGGCCGCCCGGACCTGACGAAGGAGCGGTTCCTGCCCGACCCCTTCGCCGCCGAACCCGGCGCCCGCATGTACGCCACGGGCGATCTGGTGCGCGAACTGCCGGACGGCTCACTGGACTTCCTCGGCCGGGCCGACTTCCAGGTCAAGATCCGGGGCTTCCGGGTCGAGACGAACGAGGTCGACGCGGCGCTGCTGCGCCACCCCGGGATCAGGGAGGCGGTGACGGTCGCCGGCACCGACGCCCGCTCGGGGGACCGGACGCTCCTCAGCTACTACGTGGGGGCGGGCGAAAAGGCCCCGGACACGGCCGCCCTGCGGGCGTTCCTGCGCGACCGGCTCCCCGACTACATGCTCCCCTCCCGGCTGACCCGGCTGCCCGAGCTGCCGAAGAACGCCAACATGAAGATCGACCGGGAGCGGCTGCCCGCCCCGCAGGCCCCGGCCGCCCCGGCGGGCGGCGCGGTGGGCCCGGCGGGCGCGGACGCGATGGACGCGATGGACGAAGAGATCGCCGCGCTCATGAGCGGTCTGCTGGACGTGCCGGGCGTCGGCCACGAGGAGGACTTCTTCGAGGCCGGCGGGCAGTCGATGCTCGCGATCCGGCTGCTGGCCCAGGTGAGCAGGCGGTTCGGCGCGGACATGACGCTGGCGGAGTTCTTCGAGGACCCGACGGTGCGGGGCATCGCCGCCCATGTGCGGGACGCGGCGGCCTCGGCCCCCGTCCCGGCCGTCTCCGCCCCGGCCGTCTCCGCCCCGGCCGTCTCCGTCCCGGCCGTCTCCGTCCCGGCCGCCGGTTCCGGGGACGTACGCCCCTGA
- a CDS encoding DMT family transporter: MDERKGRILALCAVVAAALFWSSSYAVTKQVLSDVGPLSIGAIRFTLAAGLLAVMMRLRRRPGARLDARQRRLIQLSGLLGITAYFVLENIGVELSTASDASLIVATYPLMTMLLELVLFKARMPLLRVGGVLLATAGAFLVVRNGAQVGGSSRWLGDVLLLLGGLLWGGYNVLVKSMGRGHDALDLTYHQTVAGAAGFLLASCLEAGDWHVPDGSASLLLVYLAVACSVGGFLLYNYGLRRMTSSVAVNILNLVPVFGVLGAVVINGETVRLGQVLGGAIIVAGVALGVVERRTSVAAPPAPEPATVGERS, translated from the coding sequence GTGGACGAGAGGAAAGGACGGATCCTGGCGCTGTGCGCCGTGGTGGCGGCGGCCCTCTTCTGGAGCAGTTCCTACGCGGTGACCAAGCAGGTGCTGTCGGACGTCGGACCGCTGAGCATCGGCGCGATCCGCTTCACGCTCGCCGCCGGGCTGCTCGCGGTGATGATGCGGCTGCGCCGCCGCCCGGGGGCCCGGCTCGACGCCCGGCAGCGGCGCCTGATCCAGCTCAGCGGACTGCTCGGCATCACGGCCTACTTCGTCCTGGAGAACATCGGCGTCGAACTGTCGACGGCCTCCGACGCCTCCCTGATCGTGGCCACCTACCCGCTGATGACCATGCTGCTGGAACTGGTGCTGTTCAAGGCCAGGATGCCGCTGCTGCGGGTCGGCGGCGTCCTGCTCGCCACCGCGGGCGCCTTCCTGGTCGTGCGCAACGGCGCTCAGGTGGGCGGCAGTTCGCGCTGGCTCGGCGATGTCCTGCTGCTGCTGGGCGGGCTGCTCTGGGGCGGGTACAACGTGCTCGTCAAGTCCATGGGCCGCGGCCACGACGCCCTGGACCTCACCTACCACCAGACCGTGGCCGGCGCCGCCGGCTTCCTGCTCGCCTCCTGCCTGGAGGCCGGGGACTGGCACGTACCGGACGGATCGGCCTCGCTGCTGCTCGTCTATCTGGCCGTGGCGTGCTCCGTCGGCGGCTTCCTCCTCTACAACTACGGGCTGCGCCGCATGACCTCCAGCGTCGCGGTCAACATCCTCAATCTGGTACCGGTGTTCGGCGTGCTCGGTGCCGTGGTGATCAACGGGGAGACGGTCCGGCTCGGGCAGGTGCTCGGCGGGGCGATCATCGTCGCCGGGGTGGCGCTCGGGGTCGTGGAACGGCGGACGTCCGTGGCCGCGCCCCCGGCCCCCGAGCCCGCCACGGTGGGCGAGCGCAGCTAG
- a CDS encoding Lrp/AsnC family transcriptional regulator, with translation MDELNSALLRLLQQDGRRTNRELAEELGIAPSTCLERVRALRERGVLLGFHAEVDLTALGRGLQAMIAVRVRPPTRAIIEQFQTFVARMPEVISVFVLTGTDDFLLHVAVRDADHLHSVVLDKLTERPELADVRTSMVYGHLRKTVIDPI, from the coding sequence ATGGATGAACTTAATTCGGCGTTGCTGCGCCTTCTCCAGCAAGACGGTCGGCGCACCAACCGCGAACTCGCGGAGGAGCTGGGCATCGCACCCTCGACCTGCCTGGAGCGGGTGCGCGCGCTGCGCGAGCGCGGGGTGCTGCTCGGCTTCCACGCCGAGGTGGACCTCACCGCACTGGGCCGGGGGCTCCAGGCGATGATCGCCGTACGGGTGCGGCCGCCGACCCGCGCGATCATCGAGCAGTTCCAGACCTTCGTGGCGCGGATGCCCGAGGTCATCTCGGTCTTCGTGCTGACGGGGACCGACGACTTCCTCCTCCATGTGGCGGTGCGGGACGCCGACCATCTGCACTCGGTCGTGCTGGACAAGCTGACCGAGCGCCCCGAACTGGCCGACGTACGCACCTCGATGGTCTACGGGCATCTGCGCAAGACGGTCATCGACCCGATCTGA
- a CDS encoding histidinol-phosphate transaminase, with the protein MSAHPPAPRAVLDGIPAYVPKPPQPPATGTSYRLFLNENPCPPLPSALAAVSRAAQRTNLYPGIFPEELTDALARRLDVPLSHVVTGPGSVGIYQQIGQAMLSPGDEVVYAWPSFEAYPIVVRMAGAVPVEVPLSDAAHDLEAMAAAITPRTAMVLLCEPNNPTGTAVGAAELKRFLDRVPEHVTVVLDEAYFEFHRGPDAPDGVELHRDRPNLVVLRTFSKAYGLAGLRVGYGVAHPRIAEALRKCAVPCGVSRIAEQAALAALDAEDELFRQVAGITAERERLRAALGARGWTLPPSETNFLWLPLGEDAGPVAAALERAGLLVRAFPGAGLRITVGAPEANDLLIATLEGLRSGR; encoded by the coding sequence GTGAGTGCTCACCCGCCCGCGCCGCGTGCCGTGCTCGACGGCATACCGGCCTATGTGCCCAAGCCGCCGCAGCCGCCCGCCACCGGCACCTCGTACCGGCTGTTCCTCAACGAGAACCCCTGCCCGCCGCTGCCCTCGGCCCTCGCCGCCGTCTCCCGGGCCGCTCAGCGGACCAACCTCTACCCGGGCATCTTCCCGGAAGAGCTGACGGACGCCCTCGCCCGCAGGCTGGACGTCCCGCTGTCGCACGTGGTCACCGGCCCGGGATCGGTCGGCATCTATCAGCAGATCGGCCAGGCCATGCTGTCGCCGGGCGACGAAGTGGTCTACGCCTGGCCGTCGTTCGAGGCGTACCCGATCGTGGTGCGGATGGCCGGGGCCGTCCCGGTCGAGGTGCCGCTCAGCGACGCGGCGCACGACCTGGAGGCCATGGCCGCCGCCATCACCCCGCGCACCGCCATGGTGCTGCTGTGCGAGCCCAACAACCCCACGGGCACCGCGGTCGGCGCCGCCGAGCTGAAGCGGTTCCTGGACCGGGTGCCGGAGCATGTCACGGTGGTGCTGGACGAGGCGTACTTCGAGTTCCACCGGGGCCCGGACGCGCCGGACGGGGTGGAACTCCACCGCGACCGGCCCAACCTGGTGGTGCTGCGCACCTTCTCCAAGGCGTACGGGCTGGCCGGCCTGCGGGTCGGCTACGGCGTCGCGCACCCGCGGATCGCCGAGGCGCTGCGCAAGTGCGCCGTGCCGTGCGGGGTGAGCCGGATCGCGGAGCAGGCGGCGCTGGCCGCGCTGGACGCCGAGGACGAGTTGTTCCGGCAGGTGGCCGGGATCACCGCCGAGCGGGAGCGGCTGCGCGCGGCTCTGGGCGCGCGGGGCTGGACCCTGCCGCCGAGCGAGACCAACTTCCTGTGGCTGCCGCTGGGCGAGGACGCCGGCCCGGTCGCCGCCGCCCTGGAGCGCGCCGGGCTGCTGGTGCGCGCCTTCCCCGGGGCCGGGCTGCGGATCACGGTCGGCGCCCCGGAGGCGAACGACCTGCTGATCGCGACCCTGGAGGGGCTCAGATCGGGTCGATGA